A stretch of DNA from Halopiger xanaduensis SH-6:
GTGGACGGGTAGACGGGCAGGTCGGCCTCGATTCGATTCCGCCGACGGTGACGGACCTGCTCGACGTACAGCCGCCGGCGGAGTGGACGGGCGAGACGCTCGTCCCGAGCGTTCGAGGTGACGAGGCTCCAGCCGACGACCCCGTCGTCTCGGTTACCGTTCGGGGCGAGGACGTGACGGCGCAACCGATTCCGCGGTCGCTCTCGGACGGCGACCTCCTCGTCAGCGTCCGGGATCGAGACTGGACCTACATCGAGAACGTCGACGCGGACGAAATCGAACTCTACGAGCGGTCCGCCGACCCGGCTCAGCAGACGAACCTCGCAACGGAGCCGACGTCCGACCAGTCCGCCCGGATCGAGGCGTTCGCATCGATCGCCGCAGACCACGCCGACGTGCTCCGGGAGTCCGATAATGACGCATCGACCGATAGCGACGAGAGCGAGAGCGAAGACGAATCGATCGACGACGACCTCGAGGCACGGTTGTCGGCACTCGGGTACCGATGATTCGACGATACCTTCGCAATCTTCAGAGCGGTCCGATCGCCCCCCAGTTGCGACGGTTCGTCGCCGTCGGGATCGTCGCCGCCAGCGTACAGATGGTATTACTCTGGGCGTTCGTCGACCGGGCCGGCTTCCACTACCTCGCTAGCGCCGTCGTCGCCATCGAGATCACCATCGTTCTCTCGTACGTGCTCAACAACGCGTGGACCTTCCGAGCGTCGCGAAACACCGGTCCGGTCGAGTACGTCGTCGGCTTACTCAAGACGAACATCGTTCGCGGAACGGCGATCCCGATCCAGATCGGCGCCCTCGGCCTGCTCGTCGAGTGGCAGAGTGTTCCGTATCTGCTCGCTAACGGGGCCGCGATCGCGATCAGCGGGATCTACCGGTACGTCCTCGACGCGAGGTGGACCTGGGGATGAGCGCGCGAGTACGCATCGCCGTCCGAGGTCGAAGTCGGACTCGAGGTCGACTACGGATATTGCGGCACGCTCGCGAGCAACCGAAACGTACTCACGAAACGAAGTTATATCAAAAACATATCTGGTACCGTGGTGACTCTCC
This window harbors:
- a CDS encoding GtrA family protein, producing the protein MIRRYLRNLQSGPIAPQLRRFVAVGIVAASVQMVLLWAFVDRAGFHYLASAVVAIEITIVLSYVLNNAWTFRASRNTGPVEYVVGLLKTNIVRGTAIPIQIGALGLLVEWQSVPYLLANGAAIAISGIYRYVLDARWTWG